Genomic segment of Lagopus muta isolate bLagMut1 chromosome 3, bLagMut1 primary, whole genome shotgun sequence:
GCTTTGTtggtttgcttctgtttttgctttgttttcccctttgctcTGGAGTTGGCCACGTCTCACCATGCACTGAACTGCACTGTGTCGTAGGTCATCGTCTTAGAAGCTAAGGACAGAATTGGTGGCCGAGTGTGGGACGATAAGACATTCCCAGGCGTCACTGTTGGGAGAGGTGCACAAATCGTCAACGGATGCGTCAACAACCCAATGGCACTAATGTGTGAGCAAGTGGGTTCTCTGCTGTGGTCATGCGTTATCGTTACAGAACTGTTGTTAGAAGCTGGGTGTGGGTGGCTGGGTAAGGGTGGGAGTATCTTTTCACGGCATGATTAAAACACTGTTCTGCGTTTTGAGTaaactctgtgctgctgtcctaTCTTTGGTGACAGATGGGGacagagaagggctgcagaATGGTTTCACGCACattatgtaaagaaaaacaaggcagcTTCGCTTCAAAATTGGAAGAAACTcctttttttgcccttttctaGAGATAAAAATATAAGAGGCACCTGGCAGACTGCTGATTCTAGTACAGACAAAACTTTAGAGATGAGAAAAACATCACTGTGGTAGGCTATTGCTATGCTGTTGTAATACAGAGCTTGGTTACAGACTTGCCTTTGCTTGGCCTCTGCATTTCTAGTTTGATTCTGAACAAGCAATACTTAATATGTTTAACAGATACTTTTCCAAACATAACACAGCTTAATTTTTTTGGGCAGGAAGCAGAATTTCCCCCAGTGGAACTTGAATATGGAGTTTATTCAGAGAGGCATGTAAATCCAGCCCACGCTGTTTTAACTGTTTAGTGTTCTGTAGTGtcatgaagaataaaaatgatggggtttattattaattttttttaaaaaacacttcagtTATGAGGTGAAGAGCAGTGGCTTTTGAATACATGTTGGGTACTCGCCTTATGTGGTTATGTGATGTTATATTTCATGCAGAGTTTAGCTCTGTCTTGAGATCTGCAGTGGGGAGCAGCATCCTAGAGATATGCAAGGAGATGTGAAAAACACTGGAGTGCACTTAAGTAACAAGGCTCTAGGGAGAATCTCCAGGCTGACTGTGTAGAATATAATGAATTCCTTGCTATGAGTTGGATAAGCAGAGAAAGATACGAGGTTTAATTCAAAAccatttctttcattgcttGCTTGATGATGAAGCTGGCAGCAACTGGCAAGATGCTTCCTGTCGATGCCTGCAGGGAACTGTTAGGCCATCAGGcatcagaaagctgctgaaaagaTCTAATTTCAGTGGCaattagaaaataaagtgaaggaaaaatgaaagaaactcGTTCATTATGTTTGATACCAGACACATCTCTGTGCTACCCCATGACTTGACAGGAAAGTTGGAGATGAGGTTTCAAGGAATCTCCGATACAGAAAATAATGGAAGAGTGGGGAAAAACAGTTTGTGGACAACTAAGAGATGGAAGGGCTCTTGGTATTCCAGAGCACAAGAGTCTGAGTTAATATGACTTGTTATTTAAGACCGTGGATGTTTTTTCATTGAGACCATTTAAATCTGAGGGATTCACCTTTCTTTAAATAACCTTAAGCTGCTAGGCACTGCAGTTTTTCCATACttataaagcaataaaatgtcTTCTTCTTAAGCTTGGCATTAAAATGCACAAACTGGGGGAGAAATGTGACTTGATCCAGGAAGGTGGAAGGATAACAGATCCCACTATTGATAAACGTATGGACTTTCATTTCAATGCCATCCTAGATGTTGTCTCTGAGTGGAGAAAAGATAAAACCCAGCATCAGGATGTTCCTCTTGGTGGTAAGTGGGAGATGTATTTAAAAGTGAATATGTTGGCTGTGCTCATAACTGTCAGAATTTagaattttatattaaaatgccTTTTACATCAGACATTTTTATGTCTATGTATGGCTGCACACCTAACCTTTAATACAGCAGTGATAACCCAGCTCTATTGAGGACAACTGACTACTTGTACACTCACAGACCAAAAAGTCCTTTGTAACTTCTAAGGAGGATGAATTTGAAGGCTTTTATAAATACTGCATCACTTCTAGTGTAGTATCTTGTTTTAATGGTGTAGCTTTTTGCAGTATAACTACTGGCAGTTGCAGCTCAAACACTCAAACACCTGCTGAAGCAGGCGGCAGCGAGCTGCAACTCCTATTCTTTATGACtaatctgtttaaaaaacagcCTAATCAAAGTCTTTCAACGGCAAGAAtgctcccatccctgctggAAATGCCTCCCACTTACAGCATGCAAGCACATTCAACAACAAATAAACTTGCTCAGAAATAGGTGTGTCCCAAATCTTTACAGTGTGGGATGAATAAGACGAAGTGAGATGAAGTAGTAGCTTTGTGCTCTTCAGTGAACTCTGGATCAAATTCCTCatctcttcttgttttgtttttaaaaaaagaataaaaaaaattaaacaggatTTATTTGCAAGGATTCTGTTATCCTAAAGcgttggtttttttcccccctgaaaTATCTTCAACTGTATATTAATGACAGGGAAGCGATTAATGTCTCTCCTGTCTCAACTGATTATCCCAACTATGCTGTTGCACTTAGtagttttttaatatattttttaatatcttccaGAAGCtatgtacattttctttttgaagaaaaaaatattttacataaacCTATGTTTAAGCAACAAAGTTGTATTTTATCATCAGAAAGATCTTGTGGTTTTtctatgagaagaaaaacatcttaGTACAAACAAGCCTGAAAATCTTGAGATCTAGAGAAGAGAATACTGAAATGCAGGAGGACTTCTAGTGAATTGTGATATATCCTTATTTGAAACATGttctttcacagagaaaatacagGAGATCTATAAAGCCTTTATTCGGGAGTCTGGTATCCAGTTCAgtgaactggaagaaaaagtacTACAGTTCCATCTCAGTAATTTGGAGTATGCCTGTGGCAGCAATCTCTCTCAGGTGAGTTTTGACAGCTGTGTTTTGACATGGTTCAGCTCTGTGGAAAATAGTGTTGCAAGTGACATCGGGAAGCCTTCTGATCCCCCACGTGGCCTCAATCAGCTGTCCCTAAAGTTACTCCTATATCTCTAACTTGTTCTTCAAAAGCACTGCGACATAAATTCCAGCACCTCTGTAGGTAATCTAATGGGAGTTCACGACACACCTGCAGTGAAATCCTCTTTACTTTCAGAAGCTGCAGGGGAATAGTGCATTTTGCTGAGGTTCTGGGTGGTAGGATTCACAGAGTTACTCTTTCTCAGATATTGGTGTGTGACTTCTGCTTCTCAGATGTGATTAAAAAAACTGAGGCACTTCTCTACCTTGGTATCTTGAGAATAATAGCATTTAACTCCTAAAATGTTCCAACACCATGACAGTGGGCCCCAGTCCACCACTCCTAGGTCTTCTGTTGACTGTGTGATATGGTTTGAATGCAACTGCAGCGATAGGAATTGTCATTTCAATAGCAGTTTGAGAACTGCTTCACTGCCAGGTGGTGACTGCCAAGAGCAAATATTACTATTGTACTGTGAGTCTGTTGGGGAGAGAATGTCAATGAAAGCAAACATGGAATAACCTGTGAAGGTAGAGacaaattctgtttgttttgttttgtttttaacatctcCTTTTCCCCCTCACACTGGGAAATAGTTCATTTTTATTCCAAGTCTTAGGGCTAtaaaatatgactttttttgctggagagaaaaatgaagtaagtACACTGCAATCATTGCAATTCACCTCATTTTTTGGTAcaacttatctttttttttcctaccccAAGCAGAGCTAAAAACTACTTGCTGGACACAAAGCCATTTTATGACTTAATCCAGCAATTATAATCCACTTAGGGGCCTTGGGAAAAtaagcagtttatttttgttaacaATGCCATATGTTCTCatgtacttttctttttatttttccttttgccaaAGTTGTGGAAGGAATTGGGTGGTTTTTAACTTCCAGGACTTTTGTTAGAACCCATGTCACCTTACCAGTAGAGACAGCTGGGTTATGTTCTGTCCACAGGTATCTGCACGCTCATGGGACCATAATGAGTTTTTTGCTCAGTTTGCTGGAGATCACACTCTTCTAACTGTGGGATATTCCACTATCATTGATAAGTTGGCTGAAGGGCTGGACATCCGGTTAAATTTCCCAGTAAGTCTGGAAAATATTGATGCAATGCCTGTCTTGCTTTATTTTGACATACCCAATCATATATTTGAGGGGGTTTTTTGACCAGGCAAATGTGCAGCTGCAATCATTCCAACTTATGTCTAAGAAGAGAGAGGGCAAgttcagaatttcttttgttAACCTTCTGACTGATCAGAAATTAAATTGTTGATGTTGCCATCAGCATTGAGTAATTCTATTTATATTAAATCTGTGATActgaaaacacagctgctgtatttctgcatcCTAGGTGTGCAGTCTAAACTATTATACAAATTTGTATTTCAATAGGTACAGAGTATTGACTATTCTGGTGAAGAAGTACAGGTCACTACTGCAGATGGAACTGTGTGGAGAACACAAAAGGTACCCAGTATGCTTTCAGTTTATGGATTTTGGATACATAACAACAGCATTTTCCACAGTCCAtgtacttttgtttgttttttccccttccacaGAAGACTATTTACTCCAATTTCTCACACTTGTAAGAAAACTCATACATTCCAATGATCTGTATTTGGGTGTCCTGGAATCCATTTTTCATTGAACATGCTTGAGTTCTGAGTACTACTTGATTAAAGAACTAAGGACTATAAAGATAGAACTAAAAATATGAAGCACATAGATTTTTATCTGGTCTCTGAAGTAATGGTTTCCTTGGTACCCTTCCCTACTCAGCCTTACCCCTTTTTTACATGTAAATCTGccctttaaaatgttttcctttgggaTGCAGGACTCAACAACTTCTTATCTCTCAGTCACCCTTACTTCCTAcatcttcatttgctttgtactggaaaaaatatgttttaggTATCACTTTAAAAATGATACCTGTTCTTATCAAAAGAGGATTGACATCACTAATGTTACTGAGCCCTTTTTTAAGGGAGGGAATCTGTAAAGGAAAAGACCCTTTCCCctttcaaaaagaattttttgttAATCTGATGGTCTGCCTGCCTACAGTTTATGAGATATTAAAACTGTGTGGCATGGTTTGCCACTCACACAAGCAATTCAACAATTTGCAACTTAAAAGCCTGTTAAAAGTGAGAGACCTGTTCTTACTTGAATGTAATGAATGTGTTCCCCATTAATGTGCAGTAGAATCAGACTCTAATGTTAAGGTATCTGGTGAGTATTATACATGGATAATCCAAGATACTTTAGAGGATTCTATCAATCTTAAGTACAGCGTTCAGCTTTTGCTGCAATTGTGGCTGTAATTATTTCTCTCAGGTATTAGTGACGGTTCCACTGGCCCTTCTCCAGAAAAATGCCATTCAGTTCAATCCTCcgctgtcagaaaaaaaaattaaagctattAATAGTTTGGGAGCAGGAGTCATTGAGAAGGTAAGCAAATTCAGATCATATTTCAGGTCCTTTTCATGGAAATATTCGCTGCTTTGGCCCTGTTGCTTTTATGGagcatttctccatttctctagCCAAAAATCTTCTGTGAGGTGCCTGCTGTTTGTGATTTTGGAGAAGGCGCTGGGGAAGGAAGCGCAGAAAAAACACTTTGCTGACCTGCttacttttttctatttctatacTATTAGTGAAATTCAATGGAAATAAttgtattcatttctttttcaaccATCACAATGTAAATTATTACAAAGCCAGCAGAGCTCACGTGTATTTCTTAGAATTCCCATCTCAAATGTGGTTTCTAAAGAAACTGTTACAGAATCACTTCACAGCTTCAACTTTTTTGTGCCCGACTTTGAGCAAACCTTCATACTCATCTTAGATAATCCAAAGTTCTCATAATACTCTTAGGCCCTGGTCTATTCTGACCTAGGAAATACATGAACTATTTTGGAAGAATACCAAAGGCTGCGTATTTGACCAGCTTGTAAGATCCTTTAACTCTTCCTAGTGGAAAAAGGGAGCTGCTCCTGAAAAGATCCCTTCTAAGATCTGCGCttagaataaaacagaaatgaaagtaatGCCAAAAATGATCCTATAGCAATGTGGAAATTTAAAGGCAAGATTCACTGATCCTCATCTGTTATAGGGAATTTCTGAGTTCTGCATTAGGCTTGTAAAAACTTGGCCAAATTTGAGCATTTTCCATAGTGAATTTTATGGTGAATTTaattccctttattttcttagaCTTCAGCTTACATATTATTTTTTGAAACTCCCTCAGAAAACTGTGCTGAAAATTGagtagaaaagggaaaaatgattAGATGAACAGTTATGAGTTTTGTGGTGTGCTATGAAATTATTTGattccatctctctctctctctttctagATTGCACTGCAGTTTCCTTACAGATTTTGGGATAGTAAAATTCAAGGTGCTGATTTTTTTGGTCATGTTCCACCCAATTCCAGCCAACGTGGACTGTTCAGTGTTTTCTATGACATGGATCCAGAGGTAACATACTccatctgtattttctgctggCCCTTCAGAAATTCGGTTTGGAATCTAAATGCAGTAATTACTGAACAGTGAAAGCTTCCTTTCCCTCCaacccccccctttttttcctctttccttttaaattaagtGGAATCACTTTTATTTATCAAGAAAAAGCTGATTGATACTTCTTTGTTCTAAATAGCAATATTTTCCCAGGCCTGGGTGCAAAATAATACCTAAGTATGTTAATACTTTTAGTATCAAAGCTATTCTGAAAACAAGGGTGTAAGACCTgacacagatgaacaaagatggaaaagccTGTCTGCCACTTCAAGTTTAGGACTTCTAATTCCTTACTTAAATCAGCTAAAAAGGACAATGTTGGCTTATTAATACTTACTGGCTTGCACTGGCCCACGTGACTTTATGAAGTTGCAGAAGACAAGCAGTAGGTTTTGTGTGAATGTGAGGTCTGCAGGGTCAGCCTCAAAACCAGTTCAAACCAATGGACTGGCATTCTGTTTCCCTTCCCTGGCAGTTGCAAGCAGACACGCTACACATTTAACCTACTTCTTCATGCTTTAACAAGTGCTGCTTACTACCTGACTAGTTCTTCTGGACCTTCATGGCTTACTGTGAAAAGAAACTATCCTGTCAATATTGTGCTGTCATCAAAATATCAACACCTGTGTATGACTTTCCATGTAGCCTTTCTTGTCATCTCCTTAATTCTTAGGAGCTCATTCTATATGAGATTCAGCATGCTGATGCTTTCCAGAAACACTCATGCAAATATTAAGTTGCTTGACAGCTATTCTCTGATAGCTATCAAGTTTAATAACAGAAGAATTTATTGTACAGATAAAAGAGGGAGAGTTCATGAAAGGATTTGAGAATCTGTCTGGTATTCCATGGCTACAGATTAATCTTTGAAACTACCGAATCACAGCAGATTTCCTGAAGTGAAAGGAATCATCATGAGAACTGAGCTTTCATTTCTTGGGCCAAAATCAGCTGCTAAGAACTCAGCATTGGCTCCAATCCAAAACATGTCTAGCTAGTATTTAAATAGCTCATCTCTTTTACCATCTTTTGAAACCGGAGTAGAGTTGATGTGAAGTTTTGGCACGGGAGTTTGAGAGGTCTGGCTCAAAGGTCAAATGTTTGGGTGTAGCCTTCCAACAGGTATACAGCGAGTTTTCAGTTAATTCTGTGAGTTGTGAGAGGGGCTGACTGTCCCGATACAAGTTTCTGTTAACAAGATTTCCAGTTACTAACATCCTCTGAtcttaaacactgaaaaataggaAGCCTTTATTCTAAAGAATCAGAGCTGATTTTGTCTAGAACAAAAATTATTCTGTAgctgaaaaatatctttgtcttattaattaaaatttaaattagtAGTTAgtaattaaactgaaaattttgAAGTGATATTCTATattatgattttgttttctagggcaaacaaagcattttaatgtCAGTGGTCACTGGAGATGCTGTGACAACCATTAAGAATTTAGATGACAAACAAGTACTGCAACAGTGTATGACTGTACTTCGAGAGCTGTTTAAGGAGCAGGTAAGAAAAACCTCTTCTCTTAACAGATGTGAATGAATGTGccaacagaaataaagcttcTGATTGCATTACTTCTTGATGTACAGGAAAACATTTGATATTTTTGactatttttctgtgtgtttgaggAAAAGCTTCTTTTGAGCTATGGTAAAAATCAAATTCAGATGCTGTGTAGGGGAGAAATTATTCTTCTAGTAAGAAACAGCCCTTTCAGAGATGCCCTATGGTAAAGGTACAAGCAACATGATCAGTCAAGGGTCCTAAATCCTGACTGTAAAGAAACAAGAGGTAAAAATTCCTTTGCTTACCCCATCCAGATACCAGCTTATCAGGACAAACACTAACGGGAGAATCAGACAAATGTGGGGCAAGCAGATGGCTATCATTGAACATTACTTTCACTCTTCTTAACAAACTCTGTAATATTGTACAGCTAAATCATTTGTAGCAGTTACATCTCAAGGAATGCTCAGCGTTAATGTTCATGGATGTTGGGACTAATGGTCTTGGAAAAATTTTGGCAGCTGAAAGCCAAGATGTTTTCCTAGAAAACATACTTTTGGTAGCAGCTTTACAGTTACCAGAATTGCAGGCAATGTAAGTCCACATACCTGCTATTTTCACCTCATCAGAACATATAGGCAGCAAAGAGGTCTTCGGTTTGGTGCTGGTTTAATCTAGAAGGACGATTGCCACGTCTTTGTCCCCATGGCTTAACACAGTTGTGAATTTTAGCCATCTCttgacagcactgcaggactTTCAAGGACAAGGTAGCTTTGTGTGCCATACCAAAACCTCCTTCTGGGATGCCTGTGCAACCTGCCACATGTATCTCCTTGGCTAGCAATTGTTTTGCTTGCTTGAACATTAGTTTGTGGGGGTGACCTGAATGGAATTGTCTATTTGTTGATAGCAGAAGCTGTGCAGAGGCAATCAGTGGTGTTTCTGTCTACCTGTCACAAGAGCCTTAAGAGTAAGACACAGCTGTAGCTAAGTGAGCCTTCAGAGAGTTATTCAGGCTTATTCAGGCTCTTTCTAGTAGAATGGAGTGGAACTTACACACTGCAATGTGACAAAAAATACACTGTACTACAATCACAGCTTAATTAcagactttctttttgtttctccctAAATCTGGCTTTCAAACCAgctcattttctgattttagaCAAGtcaatttatttcttcactggAACAAAATCATCTGCAAAACGGAAATTATATTTTGAGACTTAAACTAGAATTCACAAACTATTACGTCTTACTGAGATGCAAGGAGCTTACACTGCATACACAAACATGCTGAATTACGTTGATGCTGGTGTTTTATCTGTTTGCAAGATTACGTGTTACTGTGACATGGGAACTCTTTGTTTTACCTCTGTATTTCTAGGTTTGATACAGTATCCACATTTCTTGCATTCAAAACAGAGGAACTGTAATGTTTCAAACATCAGGCAGCTCTAGCAAACAGATTATCTTCAGTGCTTAGTGCCGTAATAAGTAAAACTGGGATTTAATTCAGGAATTTAATCTATAGTATAATAATACTGCATACTCCCTAAGGATTATGGAAAGCTACATAAACATGAGCTCTTCTTTGTAGCATATAAATTTCACTCTAATTATACAGGAGGTTCCTGACCCAGTGAAGTTTTTTGTTACTCGATGGAGCAAAGACCCTTGGCTCCAGATGGCATACAGTTTTGTAAGAACAGGAGGCAGCGGCGAAGCTTATGACATTATAGCTGAAGACATCCaaggaacaattttttttgctggtgaGGTAAGTATCTTTGCTACTGTTGATTTAAGGTCACTGGGGAACTATTTATGAAAGACTTTTGCCAGCCAACAGGTATTAACTTAGAGGTAGCATGAAAGTATATTGTTACACAAATATACtaatgtttcttcattttgacACACAGCTCTCTTTATTCCTATTGGGAATAGGTAGTTCACCATGTATATCAGGCTGGGAGTGAGCTGCATAACCAGGAAGAGCAGACTATGAAAAGAACATACTCTCCACTTGTATTTTTAGTCAAATTATCTTTCTGTTACTGGGTAGCATAACAGATGTATGCTGCTGATGGTGCTGATGGGTGCATTCTACATTGAAATGGTAcctcagcactagtgaggccacacctcaagtactgtgtccagttctgggcccctcactgcaagaaagatattgaggccctggaacgtgttcaaaggagggcaacaaagctggtgagcggtctggagcacaggccatatgaggagaggctgaaggagctgggaatgttcagcctggagaagaggaggctcagaggagacctcattgctctctataacttcctgaagggaggttgtagtgagctgggggtcggcctcttctcttgtgtcatcagtgataggaccagagggaatggcttcaagctacggcaggggagattcaggctggacatgaggaagtattacttttcagaaagggtggtcaggcactggaatggatgcccagggaggtggtggaatcaccgaccctgggggtgttcaaggaaaggctggatgttgtgctgagggacatggtttagtaggagctactgggaataggtgaacggttggactgggtgatcttttaggtcttttccaaccttggtgattctatgattctatgaaacagtACTCAAATGTCTCTCTATAGTGCTTACAGAACAGACAACTAATGTTGCCAATTGACTTGCTTTGCAGCTTCTGATGTTGTCAAAAATCATCAATCTTTCCTCTAAAATTCTTTCAACTAAGCTTTCCATAGCCTTTTAAAATGTTGGCACACGCCTATGTAAAAAATAACTGATCtgaacttttcattttaaatctgtttcagtAGCTAGAAacaattaatttgtttttttttttttaaatacaggcCACAAACAGGCACTTTCCTCAGACTGTTACAGGAGCTTACCTGAGCGGGGTTCGAGAAGCCAGCAAAATAGCAGCATTTTAACTATGAATCTTTTTGTGCTTATAGATAtgtttgaaattgttttctgtggGTAAAACTATCTTCAAGTTTCCtatctgctgcctttttttccaagtgGTACTTCAATAGTATATGGTACCTGAAGATAAaatcttcatcttccttttcctactctttttgtttccccttttAAGCCCTAATGATATGTattgtgtgtttggtttttttttcttttcatctaaaATATCACTAGCAAGGGTGCCATTGGAGTCTCTGGCCACAGCTTAACTAATGGAACTTTTGTTGCGAGTCCTTTTCTGTGTGGCTTAAGTCATGCTATTGTAGATCTTCATTTCAGAAGGTCATATTAAAGAAAGATGAAGTTAAcatacagcattaaaaatgctgGCAGTTAGTAAAGGGAGAATGGGAGTTTTCCACTAACTGTGCTTCTCAGGTTGATTATGCTCAGAGGAGTTCAAACTTGCTCCCAAAAGCCTGAATAACCCAGACAAACTCTAGGATTACTGTAGGAAGGCACTCAGCTGTCACCGTTTCTACTTGCAATCGATGATCTCTTCTACAGTATTTCTCATATTCTTAGCCTCCACCACCCAGGCTTTGGAATATCAAGTTTGTTCCTTTAAATCAGACTGCTGGAACAGTTTACAGTGCAATCATAGGTTATTGTAGCTAATAAAAACTTGAAAGTAAAGATTAACTTTTACATTACcttaaaaacaactttgaaatgttttccctGTTACTTAATTCAGAGAAATCCTTGTTACAGTAGGGTAAGTTTAGATTTGCTTAGTGCTTCTGATCATGTAGAAAAAGGACAGCTTGAGAACACTCTaagattattttgaaaacaaaactccaAATTCATTTGGGCTGAGGAACTAACTACTGCTATGAGTGCACACTGCGGGGGAAGAAAAGAACTGTGAGTTCCCAACAGCTCATTcagctttcatattttaaaaatcagtgaagatgaatgaggaaaaatattaactttAACTTTATGAAGGGCTGAAACAAGGTAGCATGCACTTTGACttgaagttttttctttttcttttgttattaaaGTATTATGAAAAACAACTTGTGGGAGTTATCCAGTAAGGGCTAAGCATCTAGCTAATAGTTTTTCCATGAGACGGGGAAGACAAAGTATTTCTCAGTAGAAATCAGACAGGCACAATCAGGATACCTGTTGTAATACTGTTCCACTAAAATGGTATTCGTgggaaacaaaaattaaaaccaacTTTTAGTTCTGTTCTGCCATACCTTCCGTGTAACTTTACTGCCTCGTGTTTTCTGGAAGGATAGCAAGCACTTATTCTTCTTCCCCCTTCTTGTTATATTTTGATCTCTTCATGTAAGAGTGACACAGCAagctttttcagcttttaacaGTGCTTATTTCCATACAGCTGTATCACtagaaacaacaaaagcaacGTTAAGTAAAATGCTACTGAATAAATGCAATTCTTTTTAAATACCTAATAACTTGTTCTTAGAGTAGCAATGATATTgttaaatatctttatttaaTCTCTAATTTACGAGGTGAAGATGTTTATATAACTAATGTTTTTCAGATATATATTGTTCTGCTTCTTAAGGCTGAATTATGTGGATTAATAGGAAAAGTGTAACTGttcatcattttttctctaCATAAAGGCTAGTATGTAcagttttaaaagtatttccaaATATTAAATTGTAATTCAAAGGCTATAAGAAGCAAGACAAAATCCTTTGATGAAAGATAATCAAACATCAGATTTTGCTTTTGGTAATTATTTGCACTTTGTTAACTCCACACATTGCAGGCTCACTTACAGCTTAAGCAGGAAAGATTGGGAGCTGTACGTATTTGAGTTCCAAGTTTCTTTCCTAGTTTATCATGTACGAGGTGG
This window contains:
- the KDM1B gene encoding lysine-specific histone demethylase 1B isoform X1, with the translated sequence MSAGRVRTKKKACSSEQSPDSLPLRSSGRQVKKKAAEATDDDDDASEKKYRKCEKAGCTATCPVCFASAAERCAKNGYTSRWYHLSCGEHFCNECFDHYYRSHKDGYEKYTAWKRIWTSNGKSEPSPKAFMADQQLPYWVQCTKPECGKWRQLTKEIQLTPQIAKTYRCGMKLNNSTKTEGSDQCSMPEDLRVAEVSDHWWYSMLILPPLLKDSVAAPFLAAYYPDCVGMSPSCTSTNRLPGESNLVKLEHLKSVPNLTVPGMNKYFQPFYQPNECGKALCVRPDVMELDELYEFPEYSRDPTMYLALRNLILALWYTNCKEALTPQKCVHHIIVRGLVRIRCVQEMARILHFMTRKGLINTGILSVSTDQYLLPKEYHNKSVIIVGAGAAGLAAARQLHNFGIKVIVLEAKDRIGGRVWDDKTFPGVTVGRGAQIVNGCVNNPMALMCEQLGIKMHKLGEKCDLIQEGGRITDPTIDKRMDFHFNAILDVVSEWRKDKTQHQDVPLGEKIQEIYKAFIRESGIQFSELEEKVLQFHLSNLEYACGSNLSQVSARSWDHNEFFAQFAGDHTLLTVGYSTIIDKLAEGLDIRLNFPVQSIDYSGEEVQVTTADGTVWRTQKVLVTVPLALLQKNAIQFNPPLSEKKIKAINSLGAGVIEKIALQFPYRFWDSKIQGADFFGHVPPNSSQRGLFSVFYDMDPEGKQSILMSVVTGDAVTTIKNLDDKQVLQQCMTVLRELFKEQEVPDPVKFFVTRWSKDPWLQMAYSFVRTGGSGEAYDIIAEDIQGTIFFAGEATNRHFPQTVTGAYLSGVREASKIAAF